GCCATCGGCTCGTGGCAGCTGCATCCGCACGTCGTCTTCGAGTCGCTGTCGTACTTTATCGGCTTCCGGGTGTATTTATGGACTCGGACCAAAGGCGGCATCCCGCCGCTGATCGGCCTGCAAATCATCGCCGGCGCCATGGTCGGAGCGGCGGCGGGCTCGAAGCTGCTGTTCTGGCTGGAAGATCCGCTGCTGACCGTCTCGCACGCCGCCGCCGGCGATTGGACCGCGCTGCTCGCGGGCAAGACGATCGTCGGAGGGCTGCTCGGCGGGCTGATCGGCGTGGAGCTCGCGAAGAAGCTGGCCGGTTGGAAGTCGTCGACCGGCGACGACTTCGTGCTGCCGCTCATCGTCGGCATGTGCATCGGGCGCGTCGGCTGCTTCTTGACCGGGCTCGAGGACGGCACGCACGGCACGCCGACGAGTTGGCCCATCGGCGTCGACTTCGGCGACGGCGTCCCTCGCCATCCGACGCAGCTCTACGAGATCGCCTTCCTGGTCGGGTTGGGAACGGCGCTGCACGTTATCCGCGGACGCATGCGGCGCGGCGACGCGTCTCTCCCTCCGGGAGCGGCGTTCCAGCTGTTCATGGCCGCTTACTTGCTGTACCGATTCGCCATCGATTTTATCAAGCCCACGCCTCACTTCTATCTGGGGCTTAACAACATTCAGCTCGCTTGCGCGGCGGGGCTGACGTACTACGCCGCGCTGCTGTCCAGATGGATCGATCCGAAGAAACGGGGGATACGCCATGCCCGCTAATCGACCTTATGTATTCCACGAACTGACGAACAGCATCTGCTCGACGTGTTTCCGGAAGGTAGAGGCTAAGATCGTTATCGAAAACGAGAAGGTGTTCATGCACAAGCGCTGCTTGCGGCATGGGCCGGAGAAGGTGCTTCTCTCGATGGACGTCGAGTACTACAAGCGGTGCCGCGACTTCAATAAGCCGTCGGAGATGCCGCTGCAATGGAACACTCCGATCCGTTACGGCTGCCCCTACGACTGCGGGCTGTGCCCGGATCACGAGCAGCACAGCTGCCTCACCTTGATCGAAGTCACGGACCAATGCAATCTGCAATGCCCGATATGCTACGCGGAATCGGGACCGCATCGGGCGACCTACCGCTCCCTCGAGCAGATCGAAGCGATGTTCGACAGGGTCGTCCGTAACGAAGGAGAACCCGACATCGTGCAAATCAGCGGCGGGGAACCGACGACGCATCCGAACTTTTTCGAAATCCTCGATCTTGCGAAGAAGAAACCTATCAAACATCTGATGGTGAACACGAACGGCATCCGCATTGCGCAGGACCGCGAGTTCGCCAAGCGGTTGGCTTCCTATATGCCGGGATTCGAGCTGTATTTGCAGTTCGACAGCTTCGAGGCGGATACGCTCAAGGAGCTGCGAGGCGCAGACCTGCGAGGCATCCGCGCGAAGGCGATCGAGCATTTGAACGAGTTCAACGTCTCGACGACGCTCGTCGTTACGCTTAAGAAAGGGCTGAACGACCGGGAAATCGGCGATATCATCCGGTACGGACTGAAGCAGCGGGCGGTGCGGGGCGTCACCTTCCAGCCGATCCAGGCGGCCGGGCGCCTCGACGAGTACGATCCGTCGAAGGACCGACTGACGCTCAGCGAGGTGCGCCGCGGCATTATCGAGCAATCCGGCGTCTTCCGGGAAGAGGATATGCTGCCGGTGCCCTGCCACCCGGACTGTCTGGCGATGGGCTACGCCCTGAAGCTCGGCGACGAGGTCGTTCCGCTCACCGGCATGATCGATCCGGCCGTTCTCCTCGAGGGCGGGCGCAACACGATCGTGTTCGAGTCGGACGAGACGCTCAAGTCGCACATCTTCAAGCTGTTCTCGACGGCGCACTCCCCGGAATCGTCCGCGCTGTCGCTGAAGAGTCTGCTCTGCTGCCTGCCGATGGCGGCCGCGCCCGACGCGATCGGCTACGACAACGTATTCCGCGTCATCATCATGCAGTTTCTAGACGCGTATAACTTCGACGTCCGATCCGTCAAGAAGTCGTGCGTGCACATCGTCCACCCGGACGGCCGCGTCATTCCGTTCGACACGTACAACATGTTTTACCGGGACGATAAAGAGCAGCTTCTTGCGGAACGAAAGGCGGAAGTCGCCGAGGCGTTCGGGCTTGCCGCTCCGAAATAAGACGATGATCGCCCCTTACGGACAGCTCGCGGCTCAGCTCGCGGTCGTGCTATTCTTCGTCAACCTGAGCTTGGCGTTCCTCTTCTTCGTCATTAAGCGGAGCGCTTGGAAAGCGGTCAAGGTCGCCTCCGTGAAGCTCGCCAGAAAGCTCATGAAATCGCATATCTACGTCGGCATCGCCGGCACGGCGCTCATCGTTATTCACGCAGGCGTTATGCTCGCCCAGCTCGGACGTTACGTCGGTTATGTTCATCCGAAAATGGTCAGCGGCTACGCGGCGATTCTGCTGCTCGCTATAACGGTAGCGGCAGGGTACCTGCGCAGCCGAAGGGCTTCCGGCTTCCGCCGGAAATTCCACTTAACGGCTGCGCTCGTCTTCGCCGGATTGTTTCTGGCGCACATCTTCGTCCGCTAAATCGAAAACGCCCCCGTCCGGACGCAAGTCCGGCGGGGGCGCTTCCTTTTCCAAATCTACCTTACACGCTTTGCCCGAAATCGCTTCCACTGAAAATACATAAAGCAGCCGACGCAAAACCCGCATAACGCGGCGACCACCGCGCCGGTCAGCATCGCCAGGCTCGCGTAAGCGACCGCCTTCGCTTGCAGCAGCCAGGCGATCAGCGCCGTCGCAAGGAAGAGAATCGCCAGCAGATTATTGAATCGGAGGAGCTCTCGGCTTTCCGTTCGGGTGCTCTTCGGGAAGAGCGGGGACAATAAGCGAACGAAAGGATTGTACCGAATGCCTGCCCAACGTCCGATCAGCTGCACCGCTAACGGAATCGCAAGCACCCACGCTTGCTGAGTAAGCACGCTTGCGACGACGCTGAGCAGAATGCCGAGCTGATTCCCTCGAACCCGATGCAGCGGAACTTCATCTATGCAGTCGTAAGCGGATGCGGCGTTCTTGGACATGGCGAAGCTCCTTCCCGAATATTGCCGTTTGCGGTTATTGTACCACAATTCCGAGTATTACTTCTTGCCATCGTCGCCGCCGAGCTGCAGCTTCTTCAGCGCCTCGGCGAGCGCGTTGTTGATCGGCGCTTCTTCCTTCTCCTGAGATTGGAGGAACTTCTGCACCGACCGCTTATCCATCTTGCCGCCGCCCGTCTCCTTGGCCCGCCGCGCCTCGAACGCCGACAGCTTCTCGCGGTAACCGCAGCCGACGCCGACGCAGACGAAAATTTGCCCTTCGCCCTCGCCGCGAAGCTCCAGCTTCTTCTTGCATTGCGGACAACGGGCGTTCGTCACGCGCGAGACGTTCTTCCGCTTGCCGCATTCGCGGTCTTGGCAGACGAGCATCTTCCCCTTCTTCCCGTTCACCTCGAGCATCGGCTTGCCGCAATCCGGACACGCCGTCCGCGTCACGTTGTCGTGTTTGTATTGCTTGTCGCTCCCCTTGATTTCCGAGACGACGGTCTTCGTGTATTGCTTAATCTCGCTAATAAAGACGTCCTTCTTGAGCTGCCCCTTCGCGATCCGTTCCAGCTTCCGCTCCCATTCCCCCGTCAGCGCCGGCGATTGGAGATCGGCCGGGACGAGCTCGAGCAGCTGCCGCCCCTTATTCGTAAGGTAAATCTCCTTGCCGCCGCGCTTCTCGATCAAGAACGAGTTGAACAGCTTCTCGATAATGTCCGCTCGCGTTGCGACCGTCCCGAGACCGCCCGTCGACTTCAGCGTCTCGCTAAGCTGCTTCTGATCCTGCGCCAGGAACGGCGTCGGATTTTCCATCGCGGACAACAGCGTCGCTTCGTTGAATCGGGCCGGCGGCTTCGTCTGGCCCGACGTCTGAGCGATCAGGCGGACGGAGAGCGTCTGCCCCTTCTCGATCCGCGGGAGAACCTGCTCCCGGATGTCGTCCGGCGCGTCCTCGTCCTCGAATCTAGCGTCGTATACTTCTTTCCAGCCCGCCTGCAGCACCGTCTTGCCCCGCGCCGCGAACGACTCGCCGCCGATCGCCGCGTGCACGGTCAGCTGCTCGTACTCGAACGCCGGGAACAGCACCGCGAGGAATCGCCGCACGATCAGGTCGTAAATTTTCCGCTCCTTCTCGCTCATCGCGGACAAATTCACCGGCTCCTCCGTCGGCACGATCGCGTGGTGGTCGCTCACCTTGCTGTCGTCGATGAACGCGGCCGACGCCGACACCGGCTTATTCCAAACTTTCGCCGCGAGCGCGCGATACGGTCCGACGCCGCAGCCCCGCAGCCGGTCCGGAATCGTGCCCGCCATATCCTTGGACAGGTAACGCGAATCCGTACGCGGATAGGTCACTGCCTTGTGCTGCTCGTACAGCTTCTGCATGATGCTCAAGGTTTCTTTCGCCGAGAAGCCGAACAGCTTGTTGCCGTCCCGCTGCAGCTCCGTAAGGTCGTACAGCGCCGGCGCATGGGACTTCTTCGGCTTCCGATCGATCGACGTCACGACCGCGTTCTGCCGCCCGAGCTTGTTCACGATCGCGGCGATGCGCTCCTGGTCGAAGCTCCGGCTGTTCCCGCTCGCATCCTGCCACGTCAGCGTTACGTTGTCGGTCGTGCGCGCTTCGATGCCGTAATACGTCTTCGGTTGAAAACGATGGATCTCCTCTTCCCGCTGCGCGATGATCGCCACCACCGGCGTCTGGACGCGGCCGCAGTTCAGCTGCGCGTTGAACTTCGTCGACAGCGCCCGACTCGCGTTCAGCCCGACGTACCAGTCGGCTTCCGAACGAGCGACCGCCGAGTGGTAGAGGTTCTCGTAGTCTTTCCCCGGCTTCAGCTGGCGGAATCCTTCCAGGATCGCCTTGTCCGTCACGGAGCTGATCCACAGCCGCTTGATCGGCTTGTCGACCTTCGCCTTCTCGAGAATCCAACGCGCGACGAGCTCGCCCTCGCGTCCGGCGTCCGTCGCGATGACGATCTCGTTCACGTCGCCGCGGGTCAGCTGCGACTTCACCGCCGCGAACTGCCGGCTCGACTGCTTGATGACCGTCAGCTGCAGCCGCTCCGGCATCATCGGCAGATCCTCCAGCCGCCACGTTTTGTATTTGTCGTCATACGCTTCCGGGTCCGCCAGCGTCACCAAGTGACCCAGCGCCCAAGTGACGATGTCGTTCGCCCCTTCCAGGAAGCCGTCGCCTTTCTTATCGCATCTCAGCACCCGCGCCAGATCGCGCGCCACCGAGGGCTTCTCCGCCAATACCAACCGTTTCGCCATGATGAAACACTCGACTCCTTTTCCGAAGAACTATGAACACTATATCATAATTCGCTTGCATAGACCGGGGGCGCCCGATGCGACCGTGGGAAGCTGAAAGCCCGCTATCGCACCGAACGCGCGATAACGGGCTTCTGTAATACTTCCTTAGGGGATGGTCACGGCCAACGCGCGGACATCCGCATCAAGGATGCTGCGCGCATGTTCCGTAATTCGGTCGGCCAACGGTTGATGATTCAAGTGCATGAGGAACCGGTCGAGATGGAATGCAGCCTGCTCCGAATCGCCCAAGTTCACGAAATGGGAGGCTTGCTCCAGCGAATTCGTAAGCTGAGAAGACATCGCGTCGGAGATATCGCCAGTCCCGATGAATTGCTGCAACCGGCCGCTCACCGAATCGAGCGTCGCAACGACGGACACATGCGCCCGGTTGCTTTCGTAGGTAACGCCGTTGAAGGTAAACTCGCTCCAAACCTCGGCCGAACCCGGATTCGCCGCTATAAACTTGCCGTTATCGACTCGGACGACAGAAGGGTCGCTCGAGAAGTATTGCGGGTTCCTCCTCTCCAGCTTATCGACCGCCCCGTCCTTGGTAAGCAGCAGCTTCACCGAAGGCGCAGCGGCCTGATCGCGGACCAGCGACGCCGAGGAAAGCGCGAGTTCCAAGCCGACCGGTTGACGAACCAGCTCCGGAATCGTAATACGCAGCAGGCTCGACTCTTCCGTCAAATAGAAATTGCCGAAATCGTCCATCGCCATCCAGTTCCGAATGCCGACATCCCGGATGACCGTCATTTTCTTCGTTACCGCGTCGATGACGAAAAATTTGTTCGCCTGTGCGCCGTATACGTTGCCATCCGTTCCGATGACGAATTGAGCGTCGCGCCATACCGCTCCCGAATAATTCCGAGGCATCAGCGTTTGGATATGAATGACTTGGCGGGTATTCGGGTCGAAGATGAAGAGTACGCCTTCCGCCGAACCCCAGATGTTACCGTCCGGACCGACGATCAACTCGGTAATCCCTTTCTTCCCCGGGACCGGAACCGTCTCGAACACCTTCTCCCGCTTCTCCATATCCCAGATGAACAGCTTCGCTTCCGTCTGCGTCGGATCGACGCCGAGCCCGCCCCAGATGTTGGAACCGGCGTAGATCAGCCCGTCCTTGTAGGTCACCGCCGTGACGCTCTGCTGGTCGATTACATTATAGTAAGTTTCGCGTACGTTCGTCTCCAGATCATAGATGATCAGGGCACCGCCCAGTTTCCCGTACTTCGGAACCGTACCGATGACGAGCTTGCCTGCCTCCTCGATCACCGTCCCTGCAAGGCCTCGGTCCTGTTCGCCCGCGTCGAGCGCGGAGAACAGCAGCTTCGGGTTCGACGCGTTCGGATCCGCCGTGCGTTCCCATGGCTGATATGGGTCGAACTCGTAAACCTCCATATTCGGGTAAGCCGCATAATAGATTTTATCCTTATAGCTATAGATCCGGTCCGTCTGCGGCAGCTTCTGCCCGAGGCCCATCGTTTCGTTCGTGTATTCTTCGCGCTCGCCGGTCAACGGGTCGTAGATCGCATTCCCGCCCGACAAATATCCGCTGACATGCATACGGCCGTCATTGCCTAAGGCGACCATCTGCAGCTGGGTAGGCTCGCCTTCGATCGGGAGGACCGTATATTTGGACGCCCCCGTCTGAGGGTTGTATTTAAACACGCGGCCTTCCCTAGTAATCGCAACTAACGAAGATCCCGGGTAATCGGAATCGGAAAGCTCGGCGAAAGTAAAGCCGTACGCCTGACCGTCCGTATCGATATGCTCCATCACCGCATATTGCCGCGTGTTCGGATCGTAGTATCCGAGATGAGAATGGGACGTGAAATACACCTTGCCGTCGATCGGCGACGCCGGGGAGACGAGCCTGGACAGCTGGGCGCCCGATGCGACGAAGACGTTCTCCTCGAACCGGCCGCTCGCTAAATCGTAAACTACGACGCCGCCCGGCGAGAAGTACACGAACAGCTTATCCCCCGCGACCGCCATATCGAAAATAAAGTTCGTTTCCGCGAACGGAGCCGGTACCGCGATTTCGGTTTTGACCCCGGTTTCCCGATCCAGCTTCACCAATCGGGCGTTCGCGCCCATCCCGAAGTAAATATCGTCTCGGACGCCGTCATAGGCGACGGAGTATGCATACTGTTCGTCATCCAGCACTCTGCCTAGACTCTTATACTCTCCGGTGATCGTGTTATATTCGAAGGCTTCGCTTTGGTTGTAGGAGCCCCCGATTAAAATACCGTCCGGACCGGCCTTCATATCGAACACTTGGGAGCCCGCCACTCTGCGCACATACTCTACTTCCGAAGCGCCGGGCGCATATTTGAACATATAGCTCGGCGAACCGGCCATATACACCGTGCCGTCGGGCTGAACGACAAGACCTCGGACGTATGTAGAAGAATATTCCGTGCCGTTCACCGTGTCGCGGATCGGAATTTGAGCGATCAACGTATCGGTTTCCACATCGATCACCAAGAGATTGGCGGGAATCCCGACCATCGTCGAGTAAGCGAGCAGCCGGCCGGAAGCATCTCTGCCGAATGCCGCCCGATGCGTGTTGATCGTATGTACCATGGAACCTAGGTTTGTCATTTCGTACTCGATGCCCCCTCCTTGATCGGCGGGCTTGAGACTAAGGTGCAGGTCATCGAAGTAGGCGGCGCCTGTCGTCGCCGATGTCGTGTAAAGCAACACTCTCGCATAGTTCGCTTCGGCCGGGGCGGTTGCCTCGAGCGGCGTCTCCATCCACGTCGGGGAAGGGGAAAGCGCGACGAAGTTCGCCCTTGGGATATAGCCTGAAATGACGTTGTCCGTCGCTTGCTTGTAGTACCGCAGGCCGACGTAGATCGTGCCGCGGGCGTCCTTCGTCTTGACGGTCAATCGATAGGTTTGACCCGCCGTGACTTCGATCGGATCGCTGTACAAGACAATGGCTGCATTCGTTAGATCGTCGGCAAGGTATAGGCTCCTGCTTCCGGAGCTGGCGGCCTCTTCGGTAACCTCCGCCGCAAGCCCGGGCTTGAGCGCCGCCGCGCCGCCGTTGATCCTCCAATTCGGGATGGCGCCGTCGTCCTCCGACACCGCCTCGAAGCCGGGGTTGGCCAATAAGTTCGGCAGCGGTCCTTCCGCATATGCGGATGGCGCCGGGAAGTACGAGGTCGACATCGCGATCAGGGCGAGGAGCAAGCAGATAGTTTTCACGAAACGCTTAGCCACGCGATAACCCCCTTGGGAAGAGATGGATGGGTCGATATCGAATTACCCCTTCTCGGAACCGAGCATGACGCCTTTGGCGAAATACTTCTGCGCGAACGGATAAATGATAAGAACCGGAATCATGGAAATGAAGATCGTGGCGTTCTTTAAGGATTCCGGGGTGAGCGCCTTCGTTC
The nucleotide sequence above comes from Paenibacillus antri. Encoded proteins:
- a CDS encoding prolipoprotein diacylglyceryl transferase — protein: MSFPVYIAIGSWQLHPHVVFESLSYFIGFRVYLWTRTKGGIPPLIGLQIIAGAMVGAAAGSKLLFWLEDPLLTVSHAAAGDWTALLAGKTIVGGLLGGLIGVELAKKLAGWKSSTGDDFVLPLIVGMCIGRVGCFLTGLEDGTHGTPTSWPIGVDFGDGVPRHPTQLYEIAFLVGLGTALHVIRGRMRRGDASLPPGAAFQLFMAAYLLYRFAIDFIKPTPHFYLGLNNIQLACAAGLTYYAALLSRWIDPKKRGIRHAR
- a CDS encoding FIMAH domain-containing protein translates to MAKRFVKTICLLLALIAMSTSYFPAPSAYAEGPLPNLLANPGFEAVSEDDGAIPNWRINGGAAALKPGLAAEVTEEAASSGSRSLYLADDLTNAAIVLYSDPIEVTAGQTYRLTVKTKDARGTIYVGLRYYKQATDNVISGYIPRANFVALSPSPTWMETPLEATAPAEANYARVLLYTTSATTGAAYFDDLHLSLKPADQGGGIEYEMTNLGSMVHTINTHRAAFGRDASGRLLAYSTMVGIPANLLVIDVETDTLIAQIPIRDTVNGTEYSSTYVRGLVVQPDGTVYMAGSPSYMFKYAPGASEVEYVRRVAGSQVFDMKAGPDGILIGGSYNQSEAFEYNTITGEYKSLGRVLDDEQYAYSVAYDGVRDDIYFGMGANARLVKLDRETGVKTEIAVPAPFAETNFIFDMAVAGDKLFVYFSPGGVVVYDLASGRFEENVFVASGAQLSRLVSPASPIDGKVYFTSHSHLGYYDPNTRQYAVMEHIDTDGQAYGFTFAELSDSDYPGSSLVAITREGRVFKYNPQTGASKYTVLPIEGEPTQLQMVALGNDGRMHVSGYLSGGNAIYDPLTGEREEYTNETMGLGQKLPQTDRIYSYKDKIYYAAYPNMEVYEFDPYQPWERTADPNASNPKLLFSALDAGEQDRGLAGTVIEEAGKLVIGTVPKYGKLGGALIIYDLETNVRETYYNVIDQQSVTAVTYKDGLIYAGSNIWGGLGVDPTQTEAKLFIWDMEKREKVFETVPVPGKKGITELIVGPDGNIWGSAEGVLFIFDPNTRQVIHIQTLMPRNYSGAVWRDAQFVIGTDGNVYGAQANKFFVIDAVTKKMTVIRDVGIRNWMAMDDFGNFYLTEESSLLRITIPELVRQPVGLELALSSASLVRDQAAAPSVKLLLTKDGAVDKLERRNPQYFSSDPSVVRVDNGKFIAANPGSAEVWSEFTFNGVTYESNRAHVSVVATLDSVSGRLQQFIGTGDISDAMSSQLTNSLEQASHFVNLGDSEQAAFHLDRFLMHLNHQPLADRITEHARSILDADVRALAVTIP
- a CDS encoding radical SAM protein — protein: MPANRPYVFHELTNSICSTCFRKVEAKIVIENEKVFMHKRCLRHGPEKVLLSMDVEYYKRCRDFNKPSEMPLQWNTPIRYGCPYDCGLCPDHEQHSCLTLIEVTDQCNLQCPICYAESGPHRATYRSLEQIEAMFDRVVRNEGEPDIVQISGGEPTTHPNFFEILDLAKKKPIKHLMVNTNGIRIAQDREFAKRLASYMPGFELYLQFDSFEADTLKELRGADLRGIRAKAIEHLNEFNVSTTLVVTLKKGLNDREIGDIIRYGLKQRAVRGVTFQPIQAAGRLDEYDPSKDRLTLSEVRRGIIEQSGVFREEDMLPVPCHPDCLAMGYALKLGDEVVPLTGMIDPAVLLEGGRNTIVFESDETLKSHIFKLFSTAHSPESSALSLKSLLCCLPMAAAPDAIGYDNVFRVIIMQFLDAYNFDVRSVKKSCVHIVHPDGRVIPFDTYNMFYRDDKEQLLAERKAEVAEAFGLAAPK
- a CDS encoding DNA topoisomerase III — protein: MAKRLVLAEKPSVARDLARVLRCDKKGDGFLEGANDIVTWALGHLVTLADPEAYDDKYKTWRLEDLPMMPERLQLTVIKQSSRQFAAVKSQLTRGDVNEIVIATDAGREGELVARWILEKAKVDKPIKRLWISSVTDKAILEGFRQLKPGKDYENLYHSAVARSEADWYVGLNASRALSTKFNAQLNCGRVQTPVVAIIAQREEEIHRFQPKTYYGIEARTTDNVTLTWQDASGNSRSFDQERIAAIVNKLGRQNAVVTSIDRKPKKSHAPALYDLTELQRDGNKLFGFSAKETLSIMQKLYEQHKAVTYPRTDSRYLSKDMAGTIPDRLRGCGVGPYRALAAKVWNKPVSASAAFIDDSKVSDHHAIVPTEEPVNLSAMSEKERKIYDLIVRRFLAVLFPAFEYEQLTVHAAIGGESFAARGKTVLQAGWKEVYDARFEDEDAPDDIREQVLPRIEKGQTLSVRLIAQTSGQTKPPARFNEATLLSAMENPTPFLAQDQKQLSETLKSTGGLGTVATRADIIEKLFNSFLIEKRGGKEIYLTNKGRQLLELVPADLQSPALTGEWERKLERIAKGQLKKDVFISEIKQYTKTVVSEIKGSDKQYKHDNVTRTACPDCGKPMLEVNGKKGKMLVCQDRECGKRKNVSRVTNARCPQCKKKLELRGEGEGQIFVCVGVGCGYREKLSAFEARRAKETGGGKMDKRSVQKFLQSQEKEEAPINNALAEALKKLQLGGDDGKK
- a CDS encoding DUF4395 domain-containing protein, which produces MSKNAASAYDCIDEVPLHRVRGNQLGILLSVVASVLTQQAWVLAIPLAVQLIGRWAGIRYNPFVRLLSPLFPKSTRTESRELLRFNNLLAILFLATALIAWLLQAKAVAYASLAMLTGAVVAALCGFCVGCFMYFQWKRFRAKRVR